In one window of Sporichthya brevicatena DNA:
- a CDS encoding VOC family protein: MSFDPYLFFTGTCREAMTRYQEIFGGELSIMANGDAPAGGEMPGAGPDAVLHAGLKIGDRYLMASDDPTGTGGPKVGVAICHTAPDAGEAKRIFDALAEGGEVQMPMGETFFSPAFGACLDRFGVSWMVMVEQAQ; this comes from the coding sequence ATGAGCTTCGACCCGTACCTGTTCTTCACCGGCACCTGCCGGGAGGCGATGACCCGCTACCAGGAGATCTTCGGCGGCGAGCTGTCGATCATGGCGAACGGCGACGCCCCCGCGGGCGGCGAGATGCCCGGCGCGGGCCCCGACGCCGTCCTGCACGCCGGGCTGAAGATCGGCGACCGCTACCTCATGGCCTCCGACGACCCGACCGGCACCGGCGGGCCCAAGGTCGGCGTCGCGATCTGCCACACGGCTCCCGACGCCGGCGAGGCGAAGCGCATCTTCGACGCGCTCGCCGAGGGCGGCGAGGTCCAGATGCCGATGGGCGAGACGTTCTTCTCCCCCGCCTTCGGCGCCTGCCTCGACCGCTTCGGCGTCAGCTGGATGGTGATGGTGGAGCAGGCGCAGTGA
- a CDS encoding DUF456 domain-containing protein gives MDTLALNLLVGAVILVGLIGVVLPVLPGVLLIWGAVLVWALASDGDGRWVVLALVSAVAAASQVIKFLIPGRQMQAAGIPGRTLLLGAGLGVVGFFVVPVVGALVGFVLGVYLAERSRLGAHDPAWEATRTALRGALLSIVIEFAAGVVCAGIWLVGAIATA, from the coding sequence GTGGACACCCTCGCGCTGAACCTGCTGGTCGGCGCGGTCATCCTGGTCGGCCTGATCGGGGTCGTGCTCCCGGTGCTGCCGGGCGTGCTCCTGATCTGGGGCGCGGTGCTCGTCTGGGCGCTGGCCTCGGACGGCGACGGCCGGTGGGTCGTCCTCGCGCTGGTCAGCGCGGTCGCGGCCGCCTCCCAAGTGATCAAGTTCCTGATCCCGGGCCGGCAGATGCAGGCCGCCGGGATCCCCGGCCGGACGCTGCTGCTCGGCGCCGGGCTCGGCGTCGTCGGGTTCTTCGTCGTCCCCGTGGTGGGTGCGCTGGTCGGCTTCGTCCTCGGGGTCTACCTGGCTGAACGCTCCCGCCTGGGGGCGCACGACCCGGCGTGGGAGGCGACGCGGACGGCGCTGCGCGGCGCCCTGCTCTCCATCGTCATCGAGTTCGCCGCCGGCGTCGTGTGCGCCGGGATCTGGCTGGTCGGCGCGATCGCCACCGCCTGA
- a CDS encoding aldo/keto reductase: MSAHGVAGRAGTVRLGSGPGSPTVNRLGYGAMQITGDGVWGPPADRDGAIAVLRRAVELGVDFVDTADSYGPYVSEELIREALHPYDGVTIATKGGLLRTGPREWHPCGRPEYLRQEVEMSLRRLGLEQIPLYQLHRVDPLVPLEDSVGELAALQKEGKIAAIGLSEVDVPQIQAAQAIAEIVSVQNRFNLADRVHEAVLNHCEAAGIAFIPWYPVATGALARPGGVLDEFARSHGATPAQLALAWLLRRSPVMLPIPGTKSVAHLEENVAAVDVTLSDEEFTRLSAAA; the protein is encoded by the coding sequence ATGAGCGCACACGGAGTCGCCGGCCGCGCCGGCACAGTTCGCCTGGGATCCGGTCCCGGGTCCCCCACCGTCAACCGCCTGGGCTACGGCGCCATGCAGATCACCGGCGACGGGGTCTGGGGCCCGCCCGCGGACCGGGACGGGGCGATCGCCGTCCTGCGCCGGGCCGTCGAACTCGGCGTCGACTTCGTCGACACGGCGGACTCCTACGGCCCGTACGTCAGCGAGGAGCTGATCCGCGAGGCGCTGCACCCGTACGACGGCGTCACGATCGCGACCAAGGGCGGGCTGCTGCGCACCGGCCCCCGCGAGTGGCATCCGTGCGGGCGCCCTGAGTACCTCCGTCAGGAGGTCGAGATGTCGCTGCGCCGGCTCGGCCTGGAGCAGATTCCGCTCTACCAACTGCACCGCGTCGACCCGCTGGTCCCGCTCGAGGACTCCGTCGGCGAGCTCGCCGCGCTCCAGAAGGAGGGCAAGATCGCGGCCATCGGCCTCTCCGAGGTCGACGTCCCGCAGATTCAGGCCGCCCAGGCGATCGCGGAGATCGTCAGCGTGCAGAACCGCTTCAACCTCGCCGACCGCGTCCACGAGGCCGTGCTGAACCACTGCGAGGCCGCGGGGATCGCGTTCATCCCCTGGTACCCGGTCGCCACCGGCGCCCTGGCGCGTCCGGGCGGCGTCCTGGACGAGTTCGCCCGGAGCCACGGTGCGACGCCCGCTCAGCTCGCGCTGGCCTGGTTGCTGCGCCGCTCCCCGGTGATGCTCCCGATCCCGGGGACGAAGTCGGTCGCCCACCTCGAGGAGAACGTCGCCGCCGTCGACGTCACCCTCAGCGACGAGGAGTTCACCCGGCTCAGCGCCGCGGCCTGA
- a CDS encoding DUF7455 domain-containing protein has translation MTALLATTTSLTAVDRCDRCGAQAYIRVVLSEGSDLLFCAHHGRQYELKLREIATEFHDETNRLAGTPASASADER, from the coding sequence GTGACCGCACTGCTTGCCACGACCACCTCGCTGACGGCTGTCGACCGTTGTGACCGCTGCGGCGCCCAGGCCTACATCCGCGTAGTGCTCTCGGAGGGCAGCGACCTGCTCTTCTGTGCGCACCACGGCCGCCAGTACGAGCTCAAGCTCCGCGAGATCGCCACCGAGTTCCACGACGAGACCAACCGGCTCGCGGGGACCCCGGCCAGCGCTTCCGCCGACGAGCGGTAG